The Thermoplasma acidophilum DSM 1728 genome includes a window with the following:
- a CDS encoding cytochrome b — MEKNEYDITKLMEEDTEYPGSYKVVLRPISRKEFRLDYWTGSFLMAAVAYLAVSGMLLFYYYQSGHPYSSTLAITSTVPFGYALLTSHLYMAYAMIVLVYAHMLRNYFIGAYKGKWRWLQWILGVVLFILVYTTAIVGYMLTYTYISVAATHVGELLIERSIIGRLLPGLSNWLISILVGNGTTAQTFSHILGLHVMILSTLIIAVAFIHFFLFEKSGPYGVKYEKNEKLVPWFPVNLLYTIFLSLMFIGVILVFSAAFPQVIPSAYGLPVYGTTPFPDWYILPVYKLMDTAGYGLTTGGVPLVIVFFIFLLILPFIDRYSGTHPLDRPAITAFGVFIIVGIPVMALWGASQPGLSQTRLLTMFMWWGITFVSFATVYAMRFARKDGEER; from the coding sequence ATGGAGAAAAATGAATACGATATAACGAAACTCATGGAGGAGGACACGGAATATCCCGGATCATACAAGGTGGTGCTGCGGCCAATATCGCGGAAGGAGTTCAGGCTCGATTACTGGACAGGATCCTTTTTGATGGCAGCTGTTGCATACCTTGCTGTTTCGGGAATGCTTCTATTCTATTACTACCAGAGCGGCCATCCTTATTCTTCCACCCTGGCAATAACGAGTACGGTGCCATTTGGCTATGCCCTGCTCACATCGCATCTGTACATGGCATATGCCATGATCGTGCTTGTTTATGCCCACATGCTCAGAAATTACTTTATTGGGGCCTACAAGGGAAAGTGGAGGTGGCTTCAGTGGATACTTGGTGTTGTGCTTTTCATCCTTGTGTATACCACGGCGATAGTTGGATACATGCTCACTTATACATATATAAGCGTGGCTGCAACACATGTTGGTGAGCTGCTCATAGAACGCAGCATAATAGGCAGGCTTCTTCCAGGCCTTTCTAACTGGCTCATATCAATTCTGGTTGGAAATGGAACCACAGCCCAGACATTCTCGCATATACTTGGCCTTCATGTTATGATACTTTCCACACTGATAATAGCTGTCGCATTCATACACTTCTTTCTCTTCGAAAAATCAGGTCCTTATGGCGTAAAGTACGAGAAGAATGAGAAACTCGTTCCCTGGTTCCCAGTGAACCTTCTTTATACCATATTTCTCTCGCTGATGTTCATAGGAGTAATACTTGTCTTCTCCGCCGCGTTCCCGCAGGTTATTCCAAGCGCTTACGGACTGCCTGTGTATGGAACAACTCCTTTTCCTGACTGGTATATATTGCCCGTTTACAAGCTCATGGATACAGCCGGATACGGGCTCACCACGGGTGGTGTTCCACTTGTTATAGTCTTCTTCATATTTCTACTGATACTCCCGTTCATTGACAGGTACAGTGGAACGCATCCCCTGGACAGGCCAGCAATCACCGCTTTCGGTGTGTTTATAATCGTAGGCATTCCGGTCATGGCTCTCTGGGGTGCTAGCCAGCCCGGGCTTTCTCAAACAAGGCTGCTGACCATGTTCATGTGGTGGGGCATAACATTCGTTTCCTTCGCAACAGTATACGCCATGAGGTTTGCAAGGAAGGATGGTGAGGAAAGATGA
- a CDS encoding Rieske (2Fe-2S) protein codes for MRNNSGQSKDSVDESRRSFLKGAMISLFSVALGGISLERFFVPTTRNVPVTSYDGKYPTAILVDPDDNPITASEIPYATPSSSSYPILVFNYPLQDEPNILIRLRNVNIPKAIHIKNSSGGIDSITAYSGICQHLGCTVPLLDYHPGNSIPFEAQLIGYNKSNWPTYGLIYCKCHGSQYNPIEGPHNLYNSGPAPSPANHSLPQVLFYHDTTTDYIYAIGMNPVNAVIRTHLWQPNGEVYGPEVVQENLSGGSALPYDDSLGNYKTVVVSSSNFKWSGRF; via the coding sequence ATGCGGAACAATTCCGGGCAGTCCAAAGATTCTGTTGATGAGAGTAGGAGATCTTTTCTCAAGGGTGCGATGATATCATTGTTTTCCGTTGCCCTTGGAGGCATCTCCCTTGAGAGATTCTTCGTTCCGACCACGAGAAATGTACCAGTAACATCATATGATGGAAAATACCCGACGGCAATCTTAGTGGATCCGGATGATAATCCGATAACCGCTTCAGAGATACCATATGCGACGCCTTCAAGCAGTAGCTATCCAATATTGGTGTTCAACTATCCGCTTCAGGATGAACCAAATATACTCATCAGGCTTAGAAATGTGAATATACCCAAGGCGATTCACATAAAGAATTCAAGTGGTGGTATTGACAGCATCACGGCTTATAGCGGCATATGTCAGCATCTTGGATGCACAGTTCCCCTGCTTGACTACCATCCCGGAAACTCAATCCCATTTGAGGCCCAGCTCATAGGATACAACAAATCCAACTGGCCGACCTATGGGCTCATTTACTGCAAGTGCCATGGAAGCCAGTACAATCCGATTGAAGGCCCGCATAACCTGTACAATTCCGGCCCGGCGCCGAGCCCAGCCAACCATTCCCTACCGCAAGTCCTATTCTATCACGATACTACAACGGATTACATATACGCCATAGGCATGAATCCTGTAAATGCAGTTATCCGAACGCATCTCTGGCAACCAAACGGCGAAGTGTATGGGCCTGAGGTTGTTCAGGAGAACCTGTCCGGCGGTTCGGCTCTGCCCTACGACGATTCCCTTGGAAATTACAAGACCGTAGTTGTATCCAGCTCCAATTTCAAGTGGAGCGGGAGGTTCTGA